DNA sequence from the Rhizobium sp. ARZ01 genome:
CGGGCAATGACGAAGCCGCGATCGCCCTCGCATGCGACAATGCATTGACCATTGGCGCCGGCCACACGTTCCTGATCTTCCTGGGGGATGGTTTCTTTCCCGTCAACGTGCTGGCTGCGGTGCGTTCGGTGCCAGAGGTCTGCCGCATTTATTGCGCGACGGCCAATCCGACACAGGTGATCGTCGTGCAGACGGAGCTGGGCCGTGGTGTGCTCGGCGTCGTGGATGGCGCCTCACCGCTGGGTGTCGAAACGGACGCCGACATTACCTGGCGGAAAGACCTGCTGCGAAAGATCGGCTACAAGCTGTAGTAATGGACAAACCTGAACGACGCCATCATTGCGGCTCGATGCGCCGAGCTGTCGGTGGGTTGGTCATGATACGGACACGAGCCGGGCCGCCAGTCGCACACCTGACTGGGCGTCGAACAGAAAGCCTCGATCGAGTGGAAAGTGCACGGCAACGGTCTTGTCGAAGTCGATGTCGTAATCCCGCGTCATCTTGACCGACAGGCTCGCCTTGCCCACCACGAGCGTGACCAAGGTCACGTCGCCGGTAGGCTCGGCGGCGTAGACCGTAGCATCGAACAGACCAGCGCCGGGCTTGACGATGCCGGCGTCCTCCGCGCGAAAGCCCATGACCACATCCTTGGCCATGGTTCCCATCTCTGCGGCAACAGGCAGGCTCACACTGTGGCTCTCGAAGCGATCGTTCTCGATCCGCCCGCGCAGGAAATTCATCGGCGGCGAACCCATGAAGCCGGCGACGAACTGGTTCGCCGGGCGATCGTAGACTTCGCGTGGGGTGCCGATCTGCTGCAGCACTCCGCGGTCCATGATCGCAACGCGATGCGCAAGGGTCATGGCCTCGATCTGGTCGTGGGTGACGTAGACGGTGGTCACCCCGAGCTGATGCTGCATGCGCTTGAGCTCGGCGCGCATGAAGCCGCGGAGCTTCGCATCGAGGTTGGAAAGCGGCTCGTCCATCAGGAAGGCCGAGGGCCGCCGCACGATGGCCCTTGCCAAGGCCACACGCTGACGCTGGCCGCCGGACAGCTGGCGCGGGTACCGGTCGAGGAGATCCTCCATATGGACCTGCGCAGCAGCGTCGCGGACAGCAAGCTCCCGCTCCTGCTTCGACACACCACGGACCTTCAGCGGAAAATCGATGTTCTCGGCGACGGTCTTATGCGGATAGAGGGCATAGGACTGGAACACCATCGCCACGTCGCGGTACTTCGGCAGTATATTGGTGACGTCGGTATCGCCCAGCACTACCTGCCCCGAATCGACTCGAACCT
Encoded proteins:
- a CDS encoding adenosine-specific kinase; its protein translation is MELTVVPIVKPDTSNFVFGQSHFIKTVEDLHEALVGAVPGIRFGLAFCEASGKRLVRWSGNDEAAIALACDNALTIGAGHTFLIFLGDGFFPVNVLAAVRSVPEVCRIYCATANPTQVIVVQTELGRGVLGVVDGASPLGVETDADITWRKDLLRKIGYKL
- a CDS encoding ABC transporter ATP-binding protein, with the protein product MSRISTSVPSGGARAKPQNKRHLPTVKVRVDSGQVVLGDTDVTNILPKYRDVAMVFQSYALYPHKTVAENIDFPLKVRGVSKQERELAVRDAAAQVHMEDLLDRYPRQLSGGQRQRVALARAIVRRPSAFLMDEPLSNLDAKLRGFMRAELKRMQHQLGVTTVYVTHDQIEAMTLAHRVAIMDRGVLQQIGTPREVYDRPANQFVAGFMGSPPMNFLRGRIENDRFESHSVSLPVAAEMGTMAKDVVMGFRAEDAGIVKPGAGLFDATVYAAEPTGDVTLVTLVVGKASLSVKMTRDYDIDFDKTVAVHFPLDRGFLFDAQSGVRLAARLVSVS